The Sylvia atricapilla isolate bSylAtr1 chromosome 13, bSylAtr1.pri, whole genome shotgun sequence genome includes a region encoding these proteins:
- the NR2F2 gene encoding COUP transcription factor 2 isoform X1: protein MAMVVGAWRDPQDDVPGAQGTQPSQAPPVQGPPAGAPHTPQTPGPGGPPSTPAQTNPPSQQNQGDKQQQQQHIECVVCGDKSSGKHYGQFTCEGCKSFFKRSVRRNLSYTCRANRNCPIDQHHRNQCQYCRLKKCLKVGMRREAVQRGRMPPTQPTHGQFALTNGDPLNCHSYLSGYISLLLRAEPYPTSRFGSQCMQPNNIMGIENICELAARMLFSAVEWARNIPFFPDLQITDQVALLRLTWSELFVLNAAQCSMPLHVAPLLAAAGLHASPMSADRVVAFMDHIRIFQEQVEKLKALHVDSAEYSCLKAIVLFTSDACGLSDVAHVESLQEKSQCALEEYVRSQYPNQPTRFGKLLLRLPSLRTVSSSVIEQLFFVRLVGKTPIETLIRDMLLSGSSFNWPYMSIQ, encoded by the exons ATGGCAATGGTAGTCGGTGCGTGGCGAGACCCCCAGGACGATGTGCCCGGAGCTCAGGGAACGCAGCCTTCGCAAGCCCCGCCGGTGCAGGGACCCCCGGCCGGGGCCCCGCACACCCCACAGACCCCGGGGCCCGGGGGCCCTCCCAGTACGCCAGCCCAGACCAACCCGCCGAGCCAGCAGAACCAAGgagacaagcagcagcagcagcagcacattgaATGTGTGGTTTGTGGGGACAAGTCTAGTGGCAAACATTATGGCCAGTTTACCTGCGAGGGTTGCAAGAGTTTCTTCAAGCGGAGTGTAAGGAGGAATCTCAGCTACACTTGTCGTGCCAACAGGAACTGTCCCATTGACCAGCACCACCGCAATCAGTGTCAGTACTGCCGCCTCAAAAAATGCCTCAAAGTTGGCATGAGACGGGAAG CGGTCCAGAGGGGCAGAATGCCACCCACACAGCCAACTCATGGTCAGTTCGCCTTGACAAATGGGGACCCTCTCAACTGCCATTCCTACCTATCCGGATATATCTCCCTTCTTCTGAGAGCAGAGCCCTACCCCACCTCCCGCTTTGGCAGTCAGTGCATGCAACCCAACAACATCATGGGCATCGAGAACATTTGTGAACTGGCAGCTAGGATGCTCTTCAGCGCGGTGGAGTGGGCCAGGAATATCCCCTTCTTCCCAGACCTCCAGATCACAGACCAGGTGGCCCTCCTGAGGCTGACCTGGAGCGAGTTGTTTGTCCTCAACGCTGCCCAGTGCTCCATGCCCCTCCACGTAGCTCcgctcctggcagctgctggcctCCACGCTTCGCCAATGTCTGCTGACCGAGTGGTCGCCTTTATGGACCACATACGAATCTTCCAAGAGCAAgtagaaaaactgaaagcattGCATGTCGACTCTGCAGAATATAGCTGTTTAAAGGCCATAGTCCTCTTCACCTCAG ATGCCTGTGGTCTCTCTGATGTAGCCCATGTTGAAAGTTTACAGGAGAAGTCACAGTGTGCTTTGGAAGAGTATGTTAGGAGCCAGTATCCCAACCAGCCAACACGATTCGGGAAGCTATTACTACGTCTCCCCTCCCTTCGCACTGTCTCCTCTTCTGTCATAGAGCAATTGTTTTTCGTCCGTTTGGTAGGTAAAACCCCCATAGAAACCCTAATCAGGGATATGTTACTGTCTGGCAGCAGTTTTAACTGGCCTTACATGTCCATTCAATAA
- the NR2F2 gene encoding COUP transcription factor 2 isoform X2, whose protein sequence is MQAIWDLEQGKYGFAVQRGRMPPTQPTHGQFALTNGDPLNCHSYLSGYISLLLRAEPYPTSRFGSQCMQPNNIMGIENICELAARMLFSAVEWARNIPFFPDLQITDQVALLRLTWSELFVLNAAQCSMPLHVAPLLAAAGLHASPMSADRVVAFMDHIRIFQEQVEKLKALHVDSAEYSCLKAIVLFTSDACGLSDVAHVESLQEKSQCALEEYVRSQYPNQPTRFGKLLLRLPSLRTVSSSVIEQLFFVRLVGKTPIETLIRDMLLSGSSFNWPYMSIQ, encoded by the exons CGGTCCAGAGGGGCAGAATGCCACCCACACAGCCAACTCATGGTCAGTTCGCCTTGACAAATGGGGACCCTCTCAACTGCCATTCCTACCTATCCGGATATATCTCCCTTCTTCTGAGAGCAGAGCCCTACCCCACCTCCCGCTTTGGCAGTCAGTGCATGCAACCCAACAACATCATGGGCATCGAGAACATTTGTGAACTGGCAGCTAGGATGCTCTTCAGCGCGGTGGAGTGGGCCAGGAATATCCCCTTCTTCCCAGACCTCCAGATCACAGACCAGGTGGCCCTCCTGAGGCTGACCTGGAGCGAGTTGTTTGTCCTCAACGCTGCCCAGTGCTCCATGCCCCTCCACGTAGCTCcgctcctggcagctgctggcctCCACGCTTCGCCAATGTCTGCTGACCGAGTGGTCGCCTTTATGGACCACATACGAATCTTCCAAGAGCAAgtagaaaaactgaaagcattGCATGTCGACTCTGCAGAATATAGCTGTTTAAAGGCCATAGTCCTCTTCACCTCAG ATGCCTGTGGTCTCTCTGATGTAGCCCATGTTGAAAGTTTACAGGAGAAGTCACAGTGTGCTTTGGAAGAGTATGTTAGGAGCCAGTATCCCAACCAGCCAACACGATTCGGGAAGCTATTACTACGTCTCCCCTCCCTTCGCACTGTCTCCTCTTCTGTCATAGAGCAATTGTTTTTCGTCCGTTTGGTAGGTAAAACCCCCATAGAAACCCTAATCAGGGATATGTTACTGTCTGGCAGCAGTTTTAACTGGCCTTACATGTCCATTCAATAA